The stretch of DNA AGAAAAAACTGGTGTGCGCATCACCCAATACTCCATTGACTTCTACGGCTATAAGGCAGCGCAGTAGGGGAGCGTCGGTCGATCCCAAGCCGCTCCAGACGCAGGCTAGAGATTGAACCCAGGGGCAATGTTGTTACCAAAACTGCAACCTTGCCGCGCCCCTGAGCGAGATATGTCAGAGTAAATATGTTCCCCCTGGATGACCTCCTGGATTTCAAGGACATGATTCGATGACTACTCAGCTTTGTCGCGGTTCTCGCTCTACCCTACTTCGCTACGGTTTGCCCTTACTGCTGGGTCTTCCCCTCGTGATCGGCAGCGTCGAGTACCTCTTCCCCCAACCGGCCGCCGCCCAAGAACAGATGATGCGCACCCTCACCGTCACAGGTACTGGCGACATTGAAATTCCCACAAGCCTCACTCTCGTGCAGCTTGGCGTAGAAGTGCAGGAGCGCACAGCCGAGGCCACCCAAGAAGCGATCGCTGAGCGCTCCAGCTCCCTAGTAGAATTTCTGCGATCGCAAAATGTCAGTGAGCTACAAACCACGGGCATCAACCTCTACGCCCGCTATAACTACAACGATGGTAGCAATACCCTGATCGGCTACACCGGTAGCAACACCGTGAGCTTCCAAGTGCCCACCGATCGCGCCGGCGAAATCCTCGACCAGGCCGTCTCTGCTGGAGCCACCCAAATCAACGGCGTCAGCTTTGTGGCCACCGATGAAGCGATCGCCGCCGCCCAGGCCGAGGCTCTGCAGGCTGCCACCCAAGAGGCTCAACAGCAGGCAGATGTAGTCTTAGCCAGTTTAGGGTTAAGCCGCCAGGAAATTGTCAGCATTCAAATCAATGGAGCAACGCCTCCCCCCATGGTGCCGATGTATGAAGCCGCGATGTTGAGCGATCGCGCCGCTAGCTCGCCGGTGATCGGGGGCGACCAAACAGTATCTGCCTCCGTTACCTTGCAAATTCGCTACTAGTTCATATCGCTCCAGGGGTGATCGGGTCTACCAGGCAATCACCCCTAGGCCGCTGAGCCTGTTTATACTATCCGTTCAAATCATCAAAATCGAGATAAGCTAGGGATCAGCACTGATCACCAACTGGAGCGATCGCTATGTTTGATGCTCTCAACTCTTTCCTGGGTCGGCATCCAGAACGCATGAAAGCTCAGGTAGAAATCTACACCTGGCAAACCTGCCCCTTCTGCATTCGCGCTAAGATCCTGCTGGGCTGGAAAGGCGTGTCCTACACCGAATATAAAATTGACGGCGACGGTGCTGCCCGAATGCGCATGGCAGAACGGGCCAATGGTCGTCGTTCAGTACCCCAAATTTTTGTGAATAACCAGCACATTGGCGGCTGTGACGATCTCTATAGCCTCGATCGCCAAGGACAGCTCGATCCCTTGTTGACCCAAGATATGGCCGACGCTTAGCCGTGCAGATTCCGCCGCCTGTACTCACCGATGCCATCTACCTCACCCATTATCATTGGATGAGTCGAGCGATCGCCCTAGCGGCGGCGGCGGGTGCAGCCGGGGAGGTGCCGGTGGGTGCTGTGATTATTAATACCGACCAGCAACTGATTGCTGAAGGCGAAAATCGTCGAGAACGCGACCATGATCCCACCGCTCACGCAGAAGTGGTGGCCCTTCGCCAAGCGGGTGCCGTCTTGGGCACCTGGCACCTA from Candidatus Obscuribacterales bacterium encodes:
- a CDS encoding SIMPL domain-containing protein (The SIMPL domain is named for its presence in mouse protein SIMPL (signalling molecule that associates with mouse pelle-like kinase). Bacterial member BP26, from Brucella, was shown to assemble into a channel-like structure, while YggE from E. coli has been associated with resistance to oxidative stress.), giving the protein MTTQLCRGSRSTLLRYGLPLLLGLPLVIGSVEYLFPQPAAAQEQMMRTLTVTGTGDIEIPTSLTLVQLGVEVQERTAEATQEAIAERSSSLVEFLRSQNVSELQTTGINLYARYNYNDGSNTLIGYTGSNTVSFQVPTDRAGEILDQAVSAGATQINGVSFVATDEAIAAAQAEALQAATQEAQQQADVVLASLGLSRQEIVSIQINGATPPPMVPMYEAAMLSDRAASSPVIGGDQTVSASVTLQIRY
- the grxC gene encoding glutaredoxin 3 → MFDALNSFLGRHPERMKAQVEIYTWQTCPFCIRAKILLGWKGVSYTEYKIDGDGAARMRMAERANGRRSVPQIFVNNQHIGGCDDLYSLDRQGQLDPLLTQDMADA
- the tadA gene encoding tRNA adenosine(34) deaminase TadA codes for the protein MQIPPPVLTDAIYLTHYHWMSRAIALAAAAGAAGEVPVGAVIINTDQQLIAEGENRRERDHDPTAHAEVVALRQAGAVLGTWHLDDCILYVTLEPCPMCAGAIVQSRLAQVVYGTDDLKAGALRTVLNIPDSAASNHRPQIWTGILGSTCRQQLQDWFAQRRRS